Proteins encoded in a region of the Bacteroidales bacterium WCE2004 genome:
- a CDS encoding para-nitrobenzyl esterase, translated as MKRILTFFATLALAACTTSVPESPVLTVDGGQIQGVALDDAPGVTVYRGIPYAAPPIGENRWRAPQPVVPWEGVRVCDKFGHPAFQAAHYPGGYTTEWGYGEEAPYSEDCLYLNVWTKAPGQTDKKLPVAVWIFGGGLREGWGSEPEFDGKNWADKDVVLVSFNYRVGPFGFFAHPALSAEDPEHATGNWGTLDQIEVLKWVKRNIAQFGGDPDNVMIFGQSAGSRSVKFLSASPLTKGLFNKAVIMSGSGLADPVKPAAPLFPGGPVLPAQKMTTLAEAEASIQAVTDWARLTDAKALRAASTETIFALGGIYTAVTGKRSVLSASPISPYIDGYVLTESFDDACIDGTLADVPYLIGYTLNDAGNMGGQIRDFCLNREQKGGKAYAYQFARPLPTDGRPGVLQGAFHSSDLWYVFKSLEHCWRPWTQGDWDLSEKMLTAWSNFAKYADPNGPGQDLGAVWTPYTAATPEFMVFKLDDADAEASAMGEPLVAPRPAFGPRP; from the coding sequence ATGAAAAGAATTCTGACCTTTTTCGCCACGCTGGCGCTGGCCGCGTGCACCACTTCCGTTCCGGAAAGTCCCGTCCTCACCGTCGACGGCGGACAGATCCAGGGCGTGGCCCTGGACGACGCGCCCGGCGTGACCGTCTACCGCGGCATCCCGTATGCCGCCCCGCCCATCGGCGAGAACCGCTGGCGCGCCCCGCAGCCGGTGGTGCCCTGGGAGGGCGTGCGCGTCTGCGACAAATTCGGCCATCCGGCCTTCCAGGCGGCCCATTATCCGGGCGGCTACACCACGGAGTGGGGCTATGGCGAGGAGGCACCTTACAGCGAGGACTGCCTCTATCTGAACGTCTGGACCAAGGCGCCCGGACAGACGGACAAGAAGCTGCCCGTGGCCGTGTGGATCTTCGGCGGCGGCCTCCGCGAAGGCTGGGGCTCCGAGCCGGAATTCGACGGCAAGAACTGGGCGGACAAGGATGTCGTGCTCGTGTCGTTCAACTACCGCGTGGGGCCGTTCGGCTTCTTCGCGCATCCCGCGCTGTCGGCCGAGGATCCGGAGCACGCCACCGGCAACTGGGGCACGCTGGACCAGATCGAGGTCCTGAAATGGGTCAAGCGCAACATCGCGCAGTTCGGCGGCGATCCCGACAACGTGATGATCTTCGGACAGAGCGCCGGCTCGCGCAGCGTCAAGTTCCTGAGCGCGTCGCCGCTCACGAAGGGCCTGTTCAACAAGGCCGTGATCATGAGCGGCAGCGGCCTGGCCGATCCGGTCAAGCCCGCCGCGCCGCTGTTCCCCGGCGGCCCGGTGCTGCCCGCGCAGAAGATGACGACGCTCGCCGAGGCGGAAGCCTCCATCCAGGCGGTGACCGACTGGGCCAGACTGACGGACGCCAAGGCGCTGCGCGCCGCGTCCACGGAGACCATTTTCGCCCTCGGCGGCATCTATACGGCCGTGACCGGCAAGCGCAGCGTGCTGTCGGCTTCGCCCATTTCCCCGTATATCGACGGTTATGTGCTGACCGAGTCGTTCGACGACGCCTGCATCGACGGGACGCTCGCCGACGTGCCGTACCTGATCGGCTACACGCTCAACGACGCCGGCAACATGGGCGGCCAGATCCGCGACTTCTGCCTCAACCGCGAACAGAAGGGCGGCAAGGCCTACGCCTACCAGTTCGCGCGCCCGCTGCCGACCGACGGCCGCCCGGGCGTGCTGCAGGGCGCTTTCCACTCTTCCGACCTCTGGTACGTCTTCAAGTCGCTGGAGCACTGCTGGCGCCCCTGGACGCAGGGTGACTGGGACCTCTCCGAGAAAATGCTGACGGCCTGGTCCAACTTCGCCAAGTACGCCGACCCGAACGGGCCCGGCCAGGATCTCGGCGCCGTCTGGACTCCTTACACCGCCGCCACGCCGGAGTTCATGGTCTTCAAGCTGGACGACGCCGACGCCGAGGCCTCGGCGATGGGCGAGCCGCTCGTGGCGCCGCGCCCCGCCTTCGGCCCCCGGCCGTAG
- a CDS encoding WG containing repeat-containing protein encodes MTLKSLFACILAAGIAMSAAAQDLKPVKDKQTQKYGYQAKDKSWVIEPVFDGAKRFVDGYAEVTVGEHIGLIDANGDWVFPAEYDDISKFYKNGLCELMRKEGRTKLRGAGDQTGRIVVPVDCQAINIPKKEGLITAKRTARGGALDGEPAWGVYDQRGREVFAPQFASAPSFRNGVAIVKSAANGLEGVIDENGRVPVPFDYLSVGTYGSEYVSLGPDFTQTLWDGALRKMRSAPLPGSVKPYDPQGNAVRAAAWHSGNDCIGVRLHRNTVKKIVGFVNLSRDNRVSCQDVREINWGRGGRFLRLEPVPFEHESFEDEEWFGQLDDPYDEDTKYWLQARLYEADGTLVDVVCDAGSVLATFDGGLIYRPAASLEHPEKLPLDDLLILNDINTTGRDRFTMLLSKVQEVSGYSVYENLGLTRGEVMQYMDPVTYSRRLIEIAEGDNVGVTSYQEPDMAFLRSPAARDLMRAPLFRYPYHMGEVLNCSVHVRAEGIDVDLYENLICRFEDHIENPYYRMSGQEEIYWGPNNARTMRLSVEPVSGNVTALEDDITKTLTHYQIVLSLYEEDGSWLRTLARADYADYVQQGVIVFDRLGIAVVAPEVLRLAERFGRFSSWSYARSGRDARGDVIHTLHLPNAERLPRTLSALEQAAKGGFAENRFSGRRQWSY; translated from the coding sequence ATGACACTGAAAAGTCTTTTTGCCTGCATCCTGGCGGCGGGCATCGCCATGAGCGCCGCCGCGCAGGACCTCAAACCGGTCAAGGACAAACAGACCCAGAAATACGGCTACCAGGCCAAGGACAAGAGCTGGGTCATCGAACCCGTCTTCGACGGCGCGAAGCGCTTCGTGGACGGCTACGCCGAGGTGACGGTAGGCGAGCATATCGGCCTGATCGACGCCAACGGCGACTGGGTCTTCCCGGCGGAATACGACGACATCAGCAAATTCTATAAGAACGGTCTCTGCGAACTGATGCGCAAGGAGGGCCGCACCAAGCTGCGCGGCGCAGGCGACCAGACGGGGCGCATCGTCGTCCCGGTGGACTGCCAGGCCATCAACATCCCCAAAAAGGAAGGGTTGATCACCGCGAAGCGGACCGCCCGCGGCGGCGCGCTTGACGGCGAGCCCGCGTGGGGCGTCTACGACCAGCGCGGGCGCGAGGTCTTCGCGCCGCAGTTCGCCTCGGCGCCTTCTTTCCGCAACGGCGTGGCCATCGTCAAATCCGCGGCCAACGGCCTGGAGGGCGTGATCGACGAGAACGGCCGCGTGCCCGTGCCGTTCGACTACCTGTCCGTCGGGACCTACGGCTCGGAATACGTGTCGCTGGGCCCGGACTTCACGCAGACGCTCTGGGACGGCGCCTTGCGCAAGATGCGCTCGGCCCCGCTGCCCGGCTCCGTCAAGCCGTACGACCCGCAGGGCAATGCGGTCCGCGCGGCCGCGTGGCACAGCGGTAACGACTGCATCGGCGTGCGCCTGCACCGCAACACGGTCAAGAAGATCGTGGGCTTCGTGAACCTGTCCCGCGACAACCGGGTGTCCTGCCAGGATGTGCGGGAGATCAACTGGGGCCGCGGCGGCCGCTTCCTGCGGCTGGAGCCGGTCCCCTTCGAGCACGAGAGTTTCGAAGACGAAGAATGGTTCGGCCAGCTGGACGACCCCTACGACGAGGACACGAAATATTGGCTGCAGGCCCGCCTGTATGAGGCGGACGGCACGCTCGTGGACGTGGTCTGCGACGCCGGCTCGGTGCTGGCCACCTTCGACGGCGGCCTGATCTACCGCCCGGCAGCCAGCCTCGAGCATCCGGAGAAGCTTCCGCTCGACGACCTCCTGATCCTCAACGACATCAACACGACCGGCCGGGACCGCTTCACGATGCTGCTCAGCAAAGTGCAGGAGGTGTCCGGATACAGCGTCTACGAGAACCTCGGGCTCACCCGGGGCGAGGTGATGCAATATATGGATCCGGTCACCTACTCCCGGCGCCTGATCGAGATCGCCGAGGGCGACAATGTCGGCGTCACGTCCTACCAGGAGCCGGACATGGCGTTCCTGCGCAGCCCGGCCGCGCGCGACCTGATGCGCGCGCCGCTGTTCCGCTACCCCTACCACATGGGCGAGGTGCTCAACTGCTCCGTCCATGTCCGCGCGGAAGGCATCGACGTGGACCTGTATGAGAATCTGATCTGCCGCTTCGAAGACCACATCGAGAATCCCTACTACCGGATGTCCGGCCAGGAGGAGATCTACTGGGGCCCGAACAACGCCCGCACCATGCGCCTGAGCGTGGAGCCGGTCAGCGGCAACGTGACGGCGCTCGAGGACGACATCACCAAGACGCTCACGCACTACCAGATCGTCCTCTCGCTTTATGAGGAGGACGGCTCCTGGCTGCGCACGCTGGCACGCGCCGACTATGCGGACTACGTCCAGCAGGGCGTCATCGTTTTCGACCGCCTGGGCATCGCCGTGGTGGCGCCGGAAGTGCTGCGCCTCGCGGAGCGCTTCGGGCGCTTCTCTTCCTGGAGCTATGCACGCAGCGGGCGCGACGCGCGCGGCGACGTCATCCACACCCTGCATCTTCCCAATGCAGAGCGCCTGCCCCGGACGCTTTCGGCGTTGGAGCAGGCGGCTAAAGGCGGCTTCGCCGAGAATCGCTTCTCAGGACGCCGTCAGTGGAGTTATTAG
- a CDS encoding Acetyl esterase/lipase, translating into MKKHTQTVFSLLAALALGAGTAAAQPAGAPEAPVFHFPQPDAVIDLWPDGAPSDNGLTGDEIDYGNHVSNVTKPTLALFLPEKPNGVALLVCPGGGYVDVWDKTEGYANSKWFTDQGIVYAVLKYRLPNGHPEVPMDDVHEAMRILKARAGELGFSKLGIAGCSAGGHLAATAATHFATPEERPDFQILFYPVISLDPAITHAGSSYFLLGAQPAQELLDKYSNEKQVTPDAPPAFIMANSDDDLVPCENSIRYYEALRASHVPAALHIYPVGGHGWADHEDFAYRAAWMGDLQIWLSAFAESE; encoded by the coding sequence ATGAAGAAGCACACACAGACCGTCTTCTCGCTGCTGGCCGCGCTGGCGCTGGGCGCCGGCACGGCGGCGGCCCAGCCCGCAGGCGCCCCGGAGGCGCCGGTGTTCCATTTCCCGCAGCCCGACGCCGTCATCGACCTCTGGCCCGACGGCGCGCCGTCCGACAACGGCTTGACCGGCGACGAGATCGACTACGGCAACCACGTCTCCAACGTGACGAAGCCCACGCTCGCCCTGTTCCTGCCGGAGAAGCCGAACGGCGTGGCGCTCCTCGTCTGCCCGGGCGGCGGCTACGTGGACGTGTGGGACAAGACGGAGGGCTATGCCAACTCCAAGTGGTTCACCGACCAGGGCATCGTGTACGCGGTGCTGAAGTACCGCCTGCCGAACGGGCATCCGGAAGTGCCGATGGACGATGTCCACGAGGCGATGCGCATCCTGAAGGCGCGCGCCGGCGAGCTCGGCTTCAGCAAGCTGGGCATCGCGGGCTGCTCGGCCGGCGGGCATCTCGCCGCGACGGCGGCGACCCATTTCGCGACGCCGGAGGAGCGCCCGGATTTCCAGATCCTCTTCTATCCGGTCATCTCGCTGGACCCGGCCATCACGCACGCCGGCTCGTCCTATTTCCTGCTGGGCGCACAGCCCGCGCAGGAGCTGCTGGACAAATACAGCAACGAGAAGCAGGTGACGCCCGACGCGCCGCCCGCATTCATCATGGCCAACTCCGACGACGACCTGGTCCCGTGCGAGAACAGCATCCGCTACTACGAAGCCCTGCGGGCCAGCCACGTCCCGGCAGCGCTGCACATCTATCCGGTGGGCGGCCACGGCTGGGCCGACCACGAGGATTTCGCGTACCGCGCGGCCTGGATGGGTGACCTGCAGATCTGGCTCTCCGCTTTCGCGGAAAGCGAATAG
- a CDS encoding putative transcriptional regulator, whose protein sequence is MIVVNLDVMLAKRKMTLSELAEEVGITLSNMSILKTGKVRAIRVSTLDTICRVLDCSVGDILEYRPD, encoded by the coding sequence ATGATCGTGGTCAATCTCGATGTCATGCTGGCGAAGCGCAAGATGACGCTGAGCGAGCTCGCGGAGGAGGTGGGCATCACGCTGTCCAACATGTCCATCCTCAAGACCGGCAAGGTCCGCGCCATCCGCGTCAGCACCCTGGATACGATCTGCCGGGTGCTGGACTGCAGCGTGGGGGATATATTGGAATACCGCCCGGACTAG
- a CDS encoding DNA-binding transcriptional regulator, XRE-family HTH domain → MKLQEKIKALRKGAGLSQEEFGARLNVSRQAITKWESGEGLPDIGNLLVLSRMFKISIDDLLSEEKALAEKLFLYESRIACDIDALRDFDIRLGCAAEVSVSGSAGEKLEVVCSSNDIADLSGLVKIKVDDEGKSADVDLRLSDGITETLCREALHVDISLPQRYVRKVEVAARTGRFSVRNLEYERLEFGGKAEEILLSEIKGNTELDVNSDVAIKAGSFSGEVSLNQVGAVSTLHISGDKPVATRTRGIRTRILCPQPERIAPDAPDLIELNGIKTELTLVFERQ, encoded by the coding sequence ATGAAACTGCAAGAAAAAATCAAAGCGCTACGCAAAGGTGCAGGACTGTCCCAGGAAGAATTCGGGGCAAGACTGAACGTATCCCGACAGGCCATCACCAAATGGGAAAGCGGCGAGGGTCTGCCGGACATCGGCAATCTCCTCGTACTCTCCCGCATGTTCAAGATCAGCATCGACGATCTCCTCTCCGAGGAGAAAGCCCTTGCGGAGAAACTCTTCCTCTATGAAAGCCGCATCGCCTGCGACATCGACGCCCTCCGGGACTTCGACATCCGCCTCGGCTGCGCCGCCGAGGTCTCCGTCAGCGGCAGCGCGGGCGAGAAGCTGGAAGTCGTCTGCTCGTCCAACGACATCGCCGACCTCTCCGGCCTGGTCAAGATCAAGGTCGACGACGAAGGCAAAAGCGCCGACGTGGACCTCAGACTGAGCGACGGCATCACGGAAACGCTTTGCCGGGAGGCCCTCCACGTGGACATTTCCCTCCCGCAGCGCTATGTCCGCAAAGTGGAAGTGGCCGCGCGCACGGGGCGGTTCTCCGTCCGGAATCTCGAATATGAGCGCCTGGAATTCGGCGGCAAGGCCGAAGAGATCCTCCTTTCCGAAATCAAGGGCAATACGGAACTGGACGTCAATTCGGACGTGGCGATCAAGGCCGGGTCCTTCTCCGGCGAAGTGTCCCTGAACCAGGTCGGCGCCGTGTCCACCCTGCACATTTCCGGCGACAAGCCGGTCGCCACCCGCACCCGCGGCATCCGCACCCGCATCCTCTGCCCGCAGCCGGAGCGGATCGCGCCCGACGCCCCTGACCTCATCGAACTGAACGGCATCAAGACCGAGCTGACGCTGGTGTTTGAAAGACAATAA
- a CDS encoding ATP-dependent DNA helicase RecG: protein MKEGLKFDKKSLKTVQGKAAGFDELAKDCVAFANTEGGHLAIGIEDADELPAPNQIIPKGLMELTIKRIGERTINVATNGTIVEAPNGGEYIDLEVFKSQSSVAGTTKGGYYYRDNDESKPLPPDELLRAITDKPSFSWETKVSTKYKTTQCDEKKLSAFIEEIRNSDRVSDFVKSKTVEEILEYFSLADEDSFMTHLGILWLGTQPQRSRLLYAPTVQYIKYDGSGNKVLKQVWDDNSMNPEELLEDIWRSVPDWRESNEISDGLWRKEIPAYDEKVVREVLCNAIAHRPYTTRGDIFINMYPDKMVVVNPGRLPFGVTPKNILQKTVKRNQELSRILYALHIMEGEGTGYDLMYETQLSLGKSIPILFEGDDFVSVTVERKIVSKEASRVFEHLQYFFPQIAQNQKALITFGIVFQEEIISSVDLAQKLQLPEADRLRSYVEPLISQNIILSRGRGKGTRYYVNPAIISDSKANIQTTLKAIEPYRLKELIKQDLKYHKLSLVSDISQRLPDVPFKDLQKMVRKMASEGELIPNGGRKFRRYRLP, encoded by the coding sequence ATGAAAGAGGGTCTTAAATTTGATAAGAAATCGTTGAAAACAGTACAGGGGAAAGCGGCTGGTTTTGATGAGCTCGCTAAAGACTGCGTTGCTTTTGCTAATACAGAGGGTGGTCATCTAGCAATTGGTATAGAGGACGCAGATGAGTTGCCTGCGCCGAATCAAATAATTCCCAAAGGATTAATGGAATTAACCATTAAGCGAATAGGAGAAAGAACAATTAATGTTGCGACTAATGGGACGATAGTCGAAGCACCAAATGGTGGGGAATATATTGACCTTGAGGTGTTTAAATCTCAGTCCTCTGTTGCCGGGACAACCAAAGGCGGTTACTATTATAGAGATAATGATGAAAGTAAACCTCTTCCGCCAGATGAACTTCTTCGGGCAATAACCGACAAGCCTTCTTTTTCCTGGGAAACGAAGGTTTCTACTAAGTACAAAACCACACAGTGCGACGAAAAGAAACTGTCAGCATTTATTGAAGAAATACGTAATTCGGATCGTGTTTCTGATTTTGTTAAATCAAAAACAGTTGAAGAAATTTTGGAGTATTTCTCATTAGCGGATGAGGATAGTTTTATGACTCATCTTGGAATTCTATGGCTTGGGACTCAACCTCAACGGTCTAGATTGTTGTATGCTCCTACTGTTCAGTATATTAAGTATGATGGCAGCGGGAATAAGGTTCTCAAGCAAGTCTGGGATGACAACTCAATGAATCCCGAAGAACTTCTTGAAGATATTTGGAGAAGTGTGCCTGATTGGAGAGAATCCAACGAGATTTCTGATGGCCTTTGGAGAAAAGAAATACCAGCTTATGATGAAAAGGTTGTAAGGGAAGTTTTGTGTAATGCCATAGCGCACAGGCCGTATACAACACGAGGAGACATTTTCATCAATATGTATCCCGATAAAATGGTAGTTGTAAATCCAGGGCGCCTTCCTTTTGGTGTTACACCAAAAAACATACTACAGAAAACAGTAAAACGCAATCAAGAACTATCTCGAATTCTATACGCTCTTCATATCATGGAAGGAGAAGGTACCGGTTATGACTTGATGTATGAAACTCAGTTATCTTTAGGAAAGAGTATTCCGATTCTTTTCGAAGGAGATGATTTCGTTTCTGTTACTGTTGAAAGAAAGATCGTGTCTAAGGAAGCTTCTCGTGTTTTTGAACATCTCCAGTATTTTTTTCCTCAGATAGCCCAGAATCAAAAAGCATTGATAACTTTTGGGATTGTTTTTCAAGAAGAGATTATTTCATCTGTAGATCTCGCTCAGAAACTTCAACTTCCAGAAGCGGATAGGTTACGCTCCTATGTTGAGCCATTAATTTCTCAGAATATTATCCTGTCTCGCGGTCGCGGGAAAGGAACAAGGTATTATGTCAATCCTGCTATTATTTCAGATTCGAAAGCGAATATTCAGACTACATTAAAAGCAATCGAACCATATCGGCTCAAAGAGTTAATAAAGCAAGATCTTAAGTATCACAAACTCAGTTTAGTGTCAGATATTTCACAAAGATTACCAGACGTTCCTTTTAAGGATCTCCAAAAGATGGTAAGAAAAATGGCGTCAGAAGGGGAGCTGATTCCTAATGGGGGCAGGAAATTCCGCCGATACCGTTTGCCCTAG